The Paenibacillus polymyxa M1 DNA segment TAGCACATCCGGCTTTGAATACACATCCGAATCCGAAAAAGGTTTTGGTTGTGGGCGGCGGGGATGGCGGCGTTATCCGTGAGGTCATCAAGCATCCTGAAGTGGAAAAGGCTGTATTGGTGGAGATTGACGGTAAAGTCATTGAATATTCTAAAAAATATTTACCTGAAATTGCTGGGAAGTTGGACGAGTCCAATGTGGAAGTACTGGTCAATGACGGCTACATGCATATTATCGAACACAAAAATGAATACGATGTGATTATGGTCGATTCGACGGAGCCGGTTGGTCCGGCAGCGCCGCTGTTCGAACGTGGGTTTTACCAAGGTATTTTTGAGGCGCTGAAGGAAGACGGCATTTTCGTGGCACAGACGGATAATCCTTGGTTCAAGGCTGACCTGATTCAGAAGGTCAACAAAGATGTAAAAGAGATTTTCCCGATTGTGCGTGTGTACGGTGCAAACATTCCAACCTATCCGAGCGGTCTTTGGACATTCACATTGGGCAGCAAGAAATATGACCCGCTCGAAGTGGACGAGAACCAAATTCCAGAGATGGATACCCGATATTACAGTCCACGTCTGCACAAAGCGGCATTTGTACTACCTAAATTTGTGGAAGATTTAACAAAGTAAACATTTTAAGAAGCGTCTTAGTGATCTTTATCGCCAGTATAGAGCGAAAAGAGCGCTATAGACGCTTTTTTTTGTGTTAAATCAGATTGTAGTAGGCATGAAAATATAGTGGACACTGAATTTCCTTTTAAGATAAAAGAAGGAAATTTAAGGGTATATGTAGAACATACAAAAAACCGGACATTTAACAGATTTGTAATCGACAGGGGAGGTTTGGTTATGGAAATACATAAATTGGCGATATACCAAAGAGGGGGGAACTTTTTTGATCAGACGCTCTTTTTATTACCTGTGGGGGTCTCAGACGATTTCCAACGCAGCAGATATCATCTACATGTTGAGTGTGGTGGTGTTGGTATTCAGTTCAAGTAATTCCTTAATGACGACTATTTTAATCCCGTTGTTTCGTTTGTCAGCTCAAGTGATTAGTGGGCTTGTTGCACCGATCGTGCTCGGTCGATTTCGGCTGACGCAGGTTCTGCTATTTTCCCAGTTTGGGCAGTTTATCATTTTTACGTTGCTGCTGCTTTATTTGTGGATCGTACCTGAGCAGAGGTCGTTTCTGTTTATTTTTGTGATGGTTTTTGGCATGTCTTTTTTGGATGGATGGACCAATCCTGCGCGTAATGCGCTTGTACCCCGTTTGGCCACTGGTGAGGGACTCATGCGGGCAAACGGTATGGTAGCGGTCAGTGATCAGGTGGTCAAGTGTGCAGGCTGGGCGTTGAGCGGAATGATTGTCGCTTGGCTGGGTTCCCTGAATACGCTTGCAATTGCCTCCTGTTGTTATCTCGTGGCTGTAACTGTCACGTCCTTCATTCGTGATCCGCTGGATCAAAAGGAATCAAACCCCGAATCTCCAGAGTCCTTAACAGATGCAGTAGAACCCGCAAAGGAAAAAGGCTCCCATTGGAAAGAGCTTGGGGAAGGATGGAAAATCATTTGGCATAACCGTCGTATTCGTTCTCTAATGATTGTCGACAGCGTGGACAGTATTGGGGGAGTCTCCTGGCTCGGCGTATTTATTTTGGCGTACGTCAGTCAAGTGCTGCATCGGGATGCGAGCTGGTGGGGCTTCATGAATGCGTCCTTTTTCTCCGGCACCATTTTGGGTGGATTAATTGTCGTTGGCTTGGTCAAGCGATTGCAAAAGAACAGCTTTTTGTACATGCTCGGGGCGTTGCTGGTGTATGTACTGATTACCATTGTATTTGCGCTGAATACCATTCCCGTGGCTGCGCTTGTTCTTTTTGCTGTGTCAGGCTTACCTGTTCAAATGGCAGGCATTATTCGCCGCACCTTGCTGCAAACCAGTGCACCGCCAGCCCAGCTGCCCAAAGTGATGGCGGGAATTGATGTGCTTACAAATCTTGCTTTCGGCCTGGCTTTATTATTTATGGGCTGGTATGCTGACCGATTTGGTATGGTGCAGGTGTATTTGCTGGCTGCGGCAATGACTACCATTGCTGTTCTGATCGGCTGGTGGTATCGACGTGCTTTTCAGGAAAATGAGCCCATTGACCAACCAACTGCTACAAGCGCTGGGATTTGAACCGAACTATCTCCGATAAGCCGATTATGTTGTATTTCGCTCGATTACATAAGTAATAGCCTCTCCCTGTGCCACAACCAAAAAGTCGGTTGCATAAGAGCAACCGACTTTTAAGGAGAACATGTTTGCGAATGAAGGTAACGATTTTTCCTAACTGCAATGTTAGGCCGTAGTGAACTGGCTGTTATAGAGCGAGGCATAATGGCCACCGCTTGCGAGCAGTCCTTCATGAGTACCACTTTCGACGACATCGCCGTTTTTCATGTATAGAATTAGATCTGCTTCGCGGATGGTTGATAGCCTGTGGGCGATGACAAAGCTGGTGCGTCCGTCGATCATTTTCATAAAAGCCTTTTGGATCCGGGCTTCTGTAAGGGTGTCTATACTGCTGGTTGCTTCATCCAGAATGAGCATAGGTGGATCGACGAGGATCACCCTTGCGATAGTGAGCAGCTGCCTTTGCCCTTGCGATAGGCTATCGCCCGATCCGCTGATGACCGTATCGTAACCATGAGGCAGGCGCTTGATAAAGCTATGCGCATTGGCAGCCGTCGCAGCCGCAATGACTTCTTCGTCCGTGGCCTCTGGCTTTCCGTAAGCGATATTGTCCCGGATCGTTCCGCTGAACAGCCATGTATCTTGAAGCACCATACCAAAGTTAGTACGTAGGCTGTCCCGGCTCATATCGTTGATATTCACTCCGTCGATGGAGATCGAACCGCTGTCCACATCGTAAAAGCGCATGAGCAGGTTAACGAGTGTTGTTTTGCCTGCTCCGGTCTGTCCGACAATAGCTACGCGAGTGCCTGGCTTGACCTCCAAACTAAAGTTCGTAATGAGTGTTCGTTCCGGATTATAGGAAAATTTCACATGATCAAACAGAATTGTACCTTTACTGCGCTCCGGCTGCACGGCGTTCGACTTTTCCGGTTGCTCCGGCGGTGAATCCAAAATAGCAAATATACGCTGAGCAGAAGCTGTAGCGGCCTGAAACTGAGTCAGCACACCTGTAATTTCATTAAAGGGCTTGGCGAACAAATTGGTGTAAATGAGAAAACTCGATAAACCGCCTACCGAAATCCCGCCCAAAATGATCGAAATACAGCCAATCATAGCGGTGACGGAGAAAGTCATGTTGTTGACCAATCGAGTGGAAGGGTTGGACAAAGATCCATAAAACTGCGATTTCACTCCGGCTTGATATAATTGTTCGTTTCGGGCGGAAAATTCCTCAAGCGAGCGGTTTTCATAGTGAAAGGCAGTAACTACCCGCTGTCCGCCGATCATTTCCTCCACATAACCGTTCAAGCTTCCCAAAATTTTGGCCTGTTCACGGAACATGCGTTGCGATTTTGTAGTAATGAACCGTGCAACGACATATGTGATTGGGGCAGACACCAATACCACCAACGTCATCACTGGGCTGATATACAACATAAGTACAATCGAACCAATAATGGTAATCAACCCGGTGATCAAGGTGGAGAAGCCCTGCAACAATCCATCGGACACGGCATCCATATCGTTCACAAAACGGCTAATGCTATCTCCTTGCGGATGATTGTCATGAAAGCTTAACGGAAGGATATTAAAATGATCGAATAACTCCCGCCGCATATCATTTACAGTCTGAAAAGCAATGCGGTTCGTCAAATATGTGAGCAACCAGCTAAATAGACTGCCTACAACATATACAACGCCTAGTCCATATAGAATCTGTGCAATACCTCTAAAGTCTACCGCTCCCTGATTTACCATAT contains these protein-coding regions:
- the speE gene encoding polyamine aminopropyltransferase is translated as MDLWFTEKQTPSFGITAKIKQTYVSEKTDFQDLAMIETEEFGNMLVLDGMVMTTVKDEFVYHEMVAHPALNTHPNPKKVLVVGGGDGGVIREVIKHPEVEKAVLVEIDGKVIEYSKKYLPEIAGKLDESNVEVLVNDGYMHIIEHKNEYDVIMVDSTEPVGPAAPLFERGFYQGIFEALKEDGIFVAQTDNPWFKADLIQKVNKDVKEIFPIVRVYGANIPTYPSGLWTFTLGSKKYDPLEVDENQIPEMDTRYYSPRLHKAAFVLPKFVEDLTK
- a CDS encoding MFS transporter; amino-acid sequence: MIRRSFYYLWGSQTISNAADIIYMLSVVVLVFSSSNSLMTTILIPLFRLSAQVISGLVAPIVLGRFRLTQVLLFSQFGQFIIFTLLLLYLWIVPEQRSFLFIFVMVFGMSFLDGWTNPARNALVPRLATGEGLMRANGMVAVSDQVVKCAGWALSGMIVAWLGSLNTLAIASCCYLVAVTVTSFIRDPLDQKESNPESPESLTDAVEPAKEKGSHWKELGEGWKIIWHNRRIRSLMIVDSVDSIGGVSWLGVFILAYVSQVLHRDASWWGFMNASFFSGTILGGLIVVGLVKRLQKNSFLYMLGALLVYVLITIVFALNTIPVAALVLFAVSGLPVQMAGIIRRTLLQTSAPPAQLPKVMAGIDVLTNLAFGLALLFMGWYADRFGMVQVYLLAAAMTTIAVLIGWWYRRAFQENEPIDQPTATSAGI
- a CDS encoding ABC transporter ATP-binding protein, encoding MSGKETWRRLLTYVGQYKTTTFWVIISAILSVLASLVGPYMIGRAIDHMVNQGAVDFRGIAQILYGLGVVYVVGSLFSWLLTYLTNRIAFQTVNDMRRELFDHFNILPLSFHDNHPQGDSISRFVNDMDAVSDGLLQGFSTLITGLITIIGSIVLMLYISPVMTLVVLVSAPITYVVARFITTKSQRMFREQAKILGSLNGYVEEMIGGQRVVTAFHYENRSLEEFSARNEQLYQAGVKSQFYGSLSNPSTRLVNNMTFSVTAMIGCISIILGGISVGGLSSFLIYTNLFAKPFNEITGVLTQFQAATASAQRIFAILDSPPEQPEKSNAVQPERSKGTILFDHVKFSYNPERTLITNFSLEVKPGTRVAIVGQTGAGKTTLVNLLMRFYDVDSGSISIDGVNINDMSRDSLRTNFGMVLQDTWLFSGTIRDNIAYGKPEATDEEVIAAATAANAHSFIKRLPHGYDTVISGSGDSLSQGQRQLLTIARVILVDPPMLILDEATSSIDTLTEARIQKAFMKMIDGRTSFVIAHRLSTIREADLILYMKNGDVVESGTHEGLLASGGHYASLYNSQFTTA